A part of Gossypium hirsutum isolate 1008001.06 chromosome A07, Gossypium_hirsutum_v2.1, whole genome shotgun sequence genomic DNA contains:
- the LOC107930824 gene encoding serine/threonine-protein kinase STY13, with the protein MVEGPKFTGLMGGTNNNDNNYYDFTQGFYQKLGEGTNMSIDSLQTSNAGGSVSMSVENSSVGSNDSLTHILSHPGLKPVKRSNYSVSVGQSVFRPGKVGHALNDDALAQALMDGRYQTEVLQNYDEWAIDLRKLNMGTAFAQGAFGKLYRGTYNGEDVAIKILERPENSPEKAQVMEQQFQQELMMLATLKHPNIVRFIGACRKPMVWCIVTEYAKGGSVRQFLTRRQNRAVPLKLAVKQALDVARGMAYVHGLGFIHRDLKSDNLLIAADKSIKIADFGVARIEVQTEGMTPETGTYRWMAPEMIQHRPYTQKVDVYSFGIVLWELITGMLPFQNMTAVQAAFAVVNKGVRPVIPNDCLPVLSEIMIRCWDTNPEVRPPFTEIVKMLENAETEILTTVRKARFRCCMTQPMTID; encoded by the exons ATGGTCGAGGGGCCTAAATTTACAGGACTTATGGGAGGAACCAACAATAATGACAACAATTACTATGATTTTACTCAAGGGTTCTATCAAAAACTTGGTGAAGGCACAAACATGTCTATTGACAGTTTACAGACTAGTAATGCCGGTGGATCTGTGTCCATGTCAGTTGAAAACAGTAGTGTGGGCTCTAATGATTCTCTGACCCACATTTTAAGCCACCCTGGTTTAAAACCTGTGAAACGTAGCAATTACTCTGTCTCTGTGGGGCAGAGTGTGTTTCGTCCTGGTAAGGTTGGCCATGCACTTAATGATGATGCATTAGCACAAGCATTGATGGATGGCAGGTATCAGACTGAGGTATTACAGAATTATGATGAGTGGGCTATTGATTTAAGAAAGCTTAATATGGGTACAGCTTTTGCTCAAGGTGCTTTTGGGAAGTTATACAGAGGTACATATAATGGTGAGGATGTTGCGATTAAGATATTGGAAAGGCCAGAAAATAGCCCTGAGAAGGCACAAGTTATGGAACAGCAGTTTCAGCAGGAACTTATGATGCTTGCAACACTAAAGCATCCTAATATTGTGCGATTTATTGGGGCTTGTCGTAAGCCAATGGTTTGGTGTATTGTCACGGAGTATGCTAAGGGAGGCTCAGTTCGACAGTTTCTAACAAGGAGGCAGAATCGTGCTGTGCCATTGAAGTTGGCAGTCAAGCAGGCATTGGATGTTGCTAGAGGGATGGCCTATGTGCATGGACTTGGGTTTATTCACCGGGATTTGAAGTCAGATAACCTTCTGATTGCTGCTGATAAATCAATAAAGATTGCAGATTTTGGTGTCGCACGTATTGAGGTGCAGACTGAGGGCATGACACCAGAGACAGGGACATATCGTTGGATGGCGCC AGAGATGATACAACATAGGCCATACACACAAAAAGTAGACGTGTATAGTTTTGGAATTGTCCTTTGGGAGCTCATAACTGGCATGCTTCCTTTCCAGAACATGACTGCAGTGCAGGCGGCGTTTGCTGTGGTGAACAAGGGTGTAAGACCGGTCATTCCAAATGATTGTCTCCCTGTGCTGAGTGAGATCATGATCCGTTGCTGGGACACTAACCCAGAAGTTCGTCCTCCCTTCACTGAGATTGTAAAGATGCTTGAGAATGCGGAAACTGAGATACTGACAACTGTTCGGAAGGCTCGGTTCAGGTGTTGCATGACTCAACCAATGACAATCGACTGA